One window of Acidobacteriota bacterium genomic DNA carries:
- the tpx gene encoding thiol peroxidase, with protein sequence MSQERADAVTLRGNPFTLVGPELEEGQDAPDFVTIGADMQPVRLSDLQGKVRILSVVPSLDTPVCDIQTRRFNKEAASLDNVKIYTVSMDLPFAQKRWCESAGVKNIIMLSDHRDASFGQAYGTLIKELRLDCRALFVVDEDNKIRHVEYVKEVADQPDYEKALQSVREIAG encoded by the coding sequence ATGAGTCAAGAACGAGCAGATGCGGTCACCTTGCGCGGCAATCCCTTTACCCTGGTGGGACCGGAGTTGGAGGAGGGGCAGGACGCTCCCGACTTCGTGACCATCGGCGCCGACATGCAGCCGGTCAGGTTGTCAGACTTGCAGGGCAAGGTGCGCATCCTGAGCGTAGTGCCTTCGCTCGACACCCCCGTTTGCGACATCCAGACGCGCCGCTTCAACAAAGAAGCCGCCAGCCTCGACAACGTCAAAATCTACACCGTCAGCATGGACCTTCCCTTCGCCCAAAAGCGCTGGTGCGAATCGGCGGGGGTCAAGAACATCATCATGCTGTCGGATCACCGGGACGCTTCCTTTGGACAGGCTTACGGAACGTTGATCAAAGAACTGCGCCTCGATTGCCGTGCCCTCTTCGTGGTCGACGAAGACAACAAGATCCGCCATGTCGAGTACGTCAAGGAGGTGGCCGACCAGCCCGACTACGAAAAGGCCCTGCAAAGCGTCCGCGAAATCGCCGGATAG
- the carB gene encoding carbamoyl-phosphate synthase large subunit has protein sequence MPKRDDLKRILIIGSGPIVIGQACEFDYSGTQACKALLSDGYEVVLVNSNPATIMTDPGLSTRTYIEPLIKEYVAEIIAKERPDALLPTVGGQTGLNLSVELAEAGVLNDYGVELIGANLQAIRVAEDRRQFRSAIEEIGLEVPRSGFANNMKEAHQIAREVGLPAVVRPSYTLGGSGGGIAFNSEEFEEIVGRGLHLSPIHEVLIEESVLGWKEFELEVMRDLNDNVVIICSIENIDPMGVHTGDSVTVAPAQTLTDREYQAMRDASLRIIRRVGVETGGSNIQFAVDPESGRMVVIEMNPRVSRSSALASKATGFPIAKIAAKLAVGYTLDELPNDITLKTPASFEPTLDYVVVKFPRWNFKKFRGAEDTLGTQMKSVGEAMSIGRTFREAFLKSLRSLEIDNTLAYEQLDSEQLRNRLVRPNSERMFYLRLAFARGMSLEEIHRLTRIDPWFLEQMRQCVRFEQSLAGRSLDDLGPELLAKAKQEGVSDLRLAQVLAARHGQPLDEIDLWKYRRQKGLLPVFKRVDTCAAEFESYTPYLYSTYESEDESGADDEKKVVILGSGPNRIGQGIEFDYCCCHAVFALDEKGYETIMVNCNPETVSTDYDTSDRLYFEPLTFEDVMAIMENEKPEGVIVQFGGQTPLKLAQDLARNGVPIIGTSPDSIDLAEDRKLFGNLLRECDIPQPDAGTALSLEEAREIALRLGFPVLVRPSYVLGGRAMAIIYDEESLEAYFDSAVDVSAKRPVLVDRFLENAVEFDVDAVSDGETTVIGGILEHIEEAGIHSGDSTMVLPPIGVAREHLETIKRYTRRLAEALKVIGLMNIQYALADGKIYVIEVNPRASRTVPFVSKAAGIPLAKLAARVMAGEKLSELGLTDDIEYRDAFFVKAPVFPFNKFPGVDTSLGPEMRSTGEVMGADQTFGEAYFKAKAAAGQVLPRSGTVFISVNQRDKEFVGEVGKGFQDLGFDIVATHGTHLALREAGVESREVFKVNEGRPNIVDLIRSNKIDLVVNTPLGRASFYDEKAIQRACISYDLTSISTIAAAKAAVEAIRAFQRGQIRVKSLQEYHAQR, from the coding sequence ATGCCCAAGCGAGACGACCTCAAGAGAATCCTCATCATCGGATCGGGCCCCATCGTCATCGGACAGGCCTGCGAGTTCGACTATTCCGGAACCCAAGCCTGCAAGGCCCTGCTTTCGGACGGATACGAGGTGGTGTTGGTCAATTCCAATCCCGCCACCATCATGACCGATCCGGGACTCTCCACCCGCACCTACATCGAGCCGCTGATCAAGGAGTACGTGGCCGAGATCATCGCCAAGGAGCGTCCCGACGCTCTGCTGCCCACGGTGGGCGGACAGACCGGCCTCAACCTTTCGGTGGAGTTGGCCGAAGCCGGCGTCCTCAACGACTACGGCGTGGAGCTGATCGGCGCCAACCTGCAGGCCATCAGGGTGGCTGAAGACCGGCGCCAGTTTCGGTCCGCCATCGAGGAGATCGGACTGGAGGTGCCCCGCTCGGGCTTCGCCAACAACATGAAGGAAGCCCACCAGATCGCCCGGGAAGTGGGACTGCCCGCCGTGGTGCGTCCCTCTTACACCCTGGGCGGAAGCGGGGGAGGAATCGCCTTCAACAGCGAGGAGTTCGAGGAAATCGTGGGCCGCGGACTTCACCTCTCGCCCATCCATGAAGTGCTGATCGAAGAATCGGTGCTGGGCTGGAAGGAATTCGAACTCGAGGTGATGCGCGATCTCAACGACAACGTCGTCATCATCTGTTCCATCGAGAACATCGACCCCATGGGCGTCCACACCGGGGACTCGGTCACGGTGGCGCCCGCCCAGACGCTGACCGACCGCGAATACCAGGCCATGCGCGACGCTTCGCTGCGCATCATCCGCCGGGTGGGGGTGGAGACGGGAGGCTCCAATATACAGTTCGCCGTCGATCCCGAGAGCGGACGCATGGTGGTCATCGAGATGAATCCCCGCGTCAGCCGCTCCTCGGCGCTGGCTTCCAAGGCCACCGGTTTTCCCATCGCCAAGATCGCCGCCAAGCTGGCCGTCGGCTACACCCTGGACGAATTGCCCAACGACATCACCCTCAAGACGCCGGCCAGCTTCGAGCCCACCCTCGACTATGTGGTGGTCAAGTTCCCGCGCTGGAACTTCAAGAAGTTCCGCGGCGCCGAGGACACGCTGGGCACCCAGATGAAGTCGGTGGGCGAGGCCATGTCGATCGGACGCACCTTTCGCGAGGCCTTCCTCAAGTCTTTGCGCTCGCTGGAGATCGACAACACGCTGGCCTACGAACAGCTCGACTCGGAGCAACTGCGCAACCGCCTGGTGCGGCCGAATTCCGAGCGCATGTTCTACCTGCGCCTGGCCTTCGCCCGCGGCATGAGCCTGGAGGAGATCCACCGGCTGACCCGCATCGATCCCTGGTTTCTGGAGCAGATGCGCCAGTGCGTCCGCTTCGAGCAGAGCCTGGCCGGGCGTTCGCTCGACGATCTCGGTCCTGAGCTCCTCGCCAAGGCCAAGCAGGAAGGGGTCTCGGACCTGCGCCTGGCACAGGTGCTGGCGGCCCGCCACGGTCAGCCCCTGGACGAAATCGACCTCTGGAAGTATCGCCGCCAAAAGGGCCTGCTGCCCGTCTTCAAACGGGTCGACACCTGCGCCGCCGAGTTCGAGTCCTACACCCCCTATCTCTACTCGACCTATGAGAGCGAGGACGAATCGGGGGCCGACGACGAGAAGAAGGTCGTCATCCTGGGCAGCGGACCCAACCGCATCGGACAGGGCATCGAGTTCGACTACTGCTGCTGCCACGCCGTATTCGCCCTCGACGAGAAGGGCTACGAGACCATCATGGTCAACTGCAACCCCGAGACGGTGTCCACCGATTATGATACTTCCGACCGCCTCTATTTCGAGCCCCTCACCTTCGAGGACGTCATGGCCATCATGGAGAACGAGAAGCCCGAGGGCGTGATCGTGCAGTTCGGCGGCCAGACGCCTCTCAAGCTGGCCCAAGACCTGGCCCGCAACGGCGTGCCCATCATCGGAACCTCGCCCGACTCCATCGACTTGGCGGAGGACCGGAAGCTCTTCGGCAACCTGCTGCGCGAGTGCGACATCCCCCAGCCTGATGCCGGCACGGCTCTCTCGCTGGAAGAAGCCCGCGAGATCGCCCTGCGCCTGGGATTTCCGGTGCTGGTGCGGCCCTCCTACGTGCTGGGCGGACGCGCCATGGCCATCATCTATGACGAAGAGTCCCTGGAAGCCTACTTCGACTCGGCGGTCGACGTATCCGCCAAGCGTCCCGTTCTGGTCGACCGCTTCCTGGAAAACGCCGTGGAATTCGACGTCGACGCCGTTTCCGACGGCGAGACGACCGTCATCGGAGGCATCCTCGAACACATCGAAGAAGCCGGCATCCATTCCGGCGACTCCACCATGGTGCTGCCTCCCATCGGGGTGGCTCGGGAGCACCTTGAGACCATCAAGCGCTACACGCGCCGCTTGGCTGAAGCGCTCAAGGTCATCGGGCTCATGAACATCCAGTACGCTCTGGCCGATGGCAAGATCTACGTCATCGAGGTCAACCCCCGCGCCAGCCGGACCGTGCCTTTCGTTTCCAAAGCCGCGGGCATCCCGCTGGCTAAACTGGCCGCCCGTGTGATGGCGGGCGAGAAACTGTCTGAGCTGGGGTTGACGGACGACATCGAGTACCGGGACGCCTTCTTCGTCAAGGCTCCGGTCTTCCCCTTCAACAAGTTTCCCGGAGTCGACACCAGCCTGGGTCCGGAGATGCGCTCCACCGGAGAGGTGATGGGGGCCGACCAGACTTTCGGCGAGGCCTACTTCAAAGCCAAGGCCGCCGCGGGACAGGTCCTGCCTCGTTCCGGAACCGTCTTTATCAGCGTCAATCAGCGCGACAAGGAATTCGTCGGCGAGGTGGGCAAGGGGTTCCAGGACCTGGGCTTCGACATCGTAGCCACCCACGGGACCCACTTGGCCCTGCGGGAAGCCGGAGTGGAGAGCCGTGAAGTCTTCAAGGTCAACGAAGGACGCCCCAATATCGTCGACCTGATCCGCAGCAACAAGATCGACCTGGTGGTCAATACGCCTCTGGGCCGGGCTTCTTTCTACGACGAAAAAGCCATTCAGCGGGCCTGTATTTCTTATGACCTCACCAGCATTTCCACCATCGCCGCCGCCAAGGCCGCGGTGGAGGCAATCCGTGCTTTTCAGCGCGGACAGATCAGGGTCAAGAGTCTGCAGGAGTACCACGCTCAACGCTGA
- the carA gene encoding glutamine-hydrolyzing carbamoyl-phosphate synthase small subunit produces the protein MPDRPAILLLEDGRAFHGESFGSVRESLGEVVFNTSMTGYQEVLTDPSYAGQIVIMTQPQIGNYGTNPEDDESRRSFVAGFVVREVSPIVSNWRADRSLHDYLQSYDVPAISGIDTRALVRHIREKGAMRGGLASGEVDSDALLERIHAHPPMTGTDLVRDVTVDDSYLVQPQGEQRFSVVAYDFGIKSNILRSLAKRGCRVEVVPAHTPAEDVLRRDPDGIFLSNGPGDPEPLEPIVGNIRQLIGKKPLFGICLGHQVLGLALGGKTFKLKFGHRGANQPVKRLSSGRVEITSQNHGFAVDADSMPDSDVELTHINLNDQTLEGLRLRKEPVFSVQYHPEASPGPRDSLYLFDDFIALLEGRTGWED, from the coding sequence ATGCCTGACCGACCCGCCATTTTGTTGCTTGAAGACGGCAGGGCTTTTCATGGAGAGAGCTTCGGCAGCGTCCGCGAAAGCCTGGGAGAGGTTGTCTTTAACACCTCCATGACCGGCTATCAGGAGGTGCTCACCGACCCTTCCTACGCCGGGCAGATCGTCATCATGACCCAGCCTCAGATCGGCAACTACGGCACCAATCCTGAGGACGACGAGTCGCGCCGCTCCTTCGTGGCCGGATTCGTAGTGCGCGAGGTCTCGCCCATCGTCAGCAACTGGAGGGCCGACCGCTCCCTCCACGATTATCTGCAGAGCTACGACGTGCCTGCCATTTCGGGTATCGACACACGGGCGCTGGTGCGCCACATCCGGGAGAAAGGCGCCATGAGGGGCGGCCTGGCCTCGGGAGAGGTCGACAGCGACGCTCTGCTCGAGCGCATCCACGCCCATCCGCCCATGACGGGCACCGACCTGGTGCGCGACGTGACGGTGGACGACTCTTATCTTGTCCAGCCCCAGGGCGAGCAACGCTTCTCGGTGGTGGCCTACGACTTCGGCATCAAGAGCAACATCCTGCGCTCTTTGGCCAAGCGGGGCTGCCGGGTGGAAGTCGTTCCCGCCCACACGCCCGCCGAGGACGTCCTGCGGCGCGACCCTGACGGCATCTTTCTCTCCAACGGGCCGGGAGACCCCGAACCTCTCGAACCCATCGTCGGCAACATCCGCCAACTGATCGGCAAAAAGCCGCTTTTCGGCATCTGCCTGGGACACCAGGTGTTGGGATTGGCCCTGGGAGGGAAGACCTTCAAGCTCAAATTCGGACATCGTGGGGCCAACCAGCCGGTCAAGAGGCTCTCCAGCGGACGGGTCGAGATCACCTCCCAGAATCACGGCTTCGCGGTGGACGCCGATTCCATGCCCGACAGCGATGTGGAACTCACCCACATCAATCTCAATGACCAGACCCTTGAAGGGCTGCGCCTGCGCAAAGAGCCGGTCTTTTCGGTGCAGTACCACCCTGAAGCTTCGCCTGGACCCCGCGATTCGCTCTACCTCTTCGACGATTTCATCGCTCTTCTGGAAGGGCGCACGGGTTGGGAAGACTAG
- the cofH gene encoding 5-amino-6-(D-ribitylamino)uracil--L-tyrosine 4-hydroxyphenyl transferase CofH: protein MSDFFHFDETLLRLSLSDLCRRAGDVRDRAKGRVISFSPKVFIPLTRLCRDACGYCVYRRNPDAKPPFMELEEVLDLAGRGERMGCREALFVLGERPEDAYPEADRWLRRRGYASSIEYLESACKAVLNETALLPHSNAGTLGEEEMRRLATVNVSLGLMLESTSRRLMEPGGAHEKAPSKNPSLRLAQLEQAGRLGIPFTTGILIGIGETFRERLEALQAIARLDRQYGHIQETIVQNFRRKAGTPMASASEPGQDEMLRTLAQARLILGAEANLQAPPNLARGGYLEYLEAGINDYGGLSPLTFDWVNPEAPWPHLRQLAKEVEERGYLLRPRLAAYPEYLKAEWLPDDMLRAARREVDAQGYCLHSPLSEAARPRKASASLPKVHGQARDEVRRCLEQALAGGDLEDSQAALLLQASGPDHEALLAAADHLREEQCGRDVSYVVNRNINFTNVCVKGCRFCAFSRGFRSRQGYWLPTSEIVRRAREAAEFGCTEICVQAGLPPDMEGDFYVRLCEALKTALPEMHIHAFSPEEVLYGSQRSGRSVRDYLTDLKAAGVGSLPGTSAEILVQQVRDRLAPGRISVEQWAEIITCAHELGIPTTSTIMYGHIETPLQSARHLLLLRDIQRRTGGFSEFVPLSFVSREAPMVRRGLIPESRLGATRREVFNMHAVARLVLGADIANIQASWVKEGFSQARDLLAAGANDLGGTLINESISTSAGAEHGQLATPARLRRLIRKAGRLPVQRDTLYRKLQRFSDPAQDPQEPLDRLTAESSQRFGSYQTLIQDSRFPFRAGGTGLEPR from the coding sequence ATGAGCGATTTTTTCCACTTCGACGAGACCCTGCTGAGGCTTTCCCTGTCTGATTTGTGCAGGCGGGCGGGAGATGTGCGCGATCGAGCAAAGGGCCGCGTCATCAGCTTTTCGCCCAAGGTCTTCATTCCCCTTACCCGGCTGTGCCGGGACGCCTGCGGTTACTGCGTCTACCGCCGCAATCCCGACGCCAAGCCCCCTTTCATGGAACTCGAAGAAGTGCTGGACCTGGCGGGGCGAGGCGAGCGGATGGGATGCCGGGAGGCCCTTTTCGTCCTGGGAGAACGTCCCGAGGATGCCTACCCTGAAGCGGACCGCTGGCTGCGGCGCCGCGGCTATGCCTCAAGCATCGAGTATCTCGAATCGGCCTGCAAAGCCGTCCTCAACGAGACCGCACTGCTGCCCCACAGCAATGCCGGAACCCTGGGCGAAGAAGAAATGAGACGCCTGGCCACGGTCAACGTGTCGCTGGGCCTGATGCTGGAGAGCACCAGCCGACGGCTGATGGAGCCGGGGGGAGCGCATGAGAAGGCCCCCAGCAAGAACCCCTCGCTGCGCCTGGCCCAACTGGAACAGGCGGGACGCCTGGGAATCCCCTTCACCACCGGCATCCTGATCGGAATCGGGGAAACGTTCCGCGAGCGGCTGGAGGCCTTGCAGGCCATCGCCCGGTTGGACCGGCAGTACGGGCACATCCAGGAAACCATCGTCCAGAACTTCCGCCGCAAAGCCGGGACTCCCATGGCCTCCGCCTCTGAGCCGGGTCAGGACGAGATGCTGAGGACGCTGGCCCAAGCCCGCCTGATCCTGGGCGCTGAAGCCAACCTGCAGGCGCCGCCCAACCTGGCGCGGGGCGGTTATCTCGAGTATCTGGAAGCCGGCATCAACGACTACGGCGGGCTTTCCCCGCTGACCTTCGACTGGGTCAATCCCGAGGCGCCCTGGCCTCACCTGCGCCAACTGGCCAAGGAGGTGGAGGAGCGAGGATACCTCCTGCGTCCGCGCCTGGCAGCTTATCCCGAATACCTGAAAGCGGAGTGGCTGCCCGATGACATGCTGCGGGCGGCTCGGCGAGAAGTCGACGCCCAGGGCTATTGCCTGCACAGCCCCTTATCTGAGGCTGCCCGGCCCAGGAAAGCGTCGGCCTCCTTACCAAAGGTGCACGGCCAAGCTCGTGACGAGGTGCGGAGGTGCCTGGAGCAAGCCCTGGCGGGAGGAGACCTGGAGGACTCCCAGGCAGCTCTGCTGCTGCAGGCTTCCGGCCCCGATCATGAAGCCCTGCTGGCGGCCGCCGACCACCTGCGCGAAGAGCAGTGCGGCCGGGACGTCAGCTACGTGGTCAACCGCAACATCAACTTCACCAACGTGTGCGTGAAGGGCTGCCGCTTCTGCGCCTTTTCGCGGGGGTTCCGCAGCCGTCAGGGCTACTGGCTGCCCACTTCGGAGATCGTCCGCCGGGCCCGCGAGGCAGCCGAGTTCGGCTGCACCGAGATCTGCGTCCAGGCCGGACTGCCGCCCGACATGGAGGGCGACTTCTACGTCCGCCTCTGCGAGGCCCTCAAGACGGCATTGCCCGAGATGCACATCCACGCCTTTTCGCCCGAGGAGGTCCTTTACGGGTCGCAGCGCTCGGGACGCTCCGTGCGCGACTATCTGACCGACTTGAAGGCGGCGGGCGTCGGGAGCCTTCCCGGCACCTCGGCGGAGATCCTGGTGCAGCAGGTGCGCGACCGCCTGGCGCCGGGACGCATCAGCGTCGAGCAATGGGCCGAGATCATCACCTGCGCTCACGAGCTGGGAATCCCCACCACCTCCACCATCATGTACGGGCACATCGAAACGCCTTTGCAGTCGGCCCGTCATCTGCTGCTGCTGCGCGACATCCAGCGCCGCACGGGCGGCTTCAGCGAGTTCGTTCCCCTCAGTTTCGTCTCCCGCGAAGCTCCCATGGTGCGGCGCGGGCTCATTCCCGAGTCGCGCCTGGGCGCCACCCGCCGGGAAGTCTTCAACATGCACGCGGTGGCCCGCCTGGTGCTGGGGGCGGACATCGCAAACATCCAGGCCTCGTGGGTCAAGGAAGGATTCTCGCAGGCCCGCGATCTGCTGGCGGCGGGGGCCAACGACTTGGGCGGGACGCTGATCAACGAGAGCATCTCCACGTCGGCCGGGGCCGAGCACGGTCAACTGGCCACCCCCGCCCGCCTGCGCCGCCTCATCCGCAAGGCGGGGCGCCTGCCCGTCCAGCGCGACACGCTCTACCGCAAGCTGCAGCGCTTCTCCGACCCCGCTCAAGACCCGCAAGAGCCGCTCGACCGGCTGACTGCCGAGTCCTCCCAGCGCTTCGGCTCTTACCAAACGCTCATCCAGGACTCCCGCTTTCCCTTCCGCGCCGGAGGAACAGGTCTAGAGCCTCGTTAG
- a CDS encoding VWA domain-containing protein — translation MKRFSLFAGLLFCFIPLSLAQQAGLRTFKLSSKDNYLRVRHNQGLVQVTAWDKEDEVEVRFHPNLPEGVEAEQVKVFAWKSQGSVYVHSYLYANRGESVDIRVRVPKRFGVVVKGIAPKVDLRDLEGSLVVDTLRADMSLENVTGLLRVINREGDTRLRLSKDLRRNSYLRSGSGNIRCHFGPGLDLSVRAAAGKRLLWNGEDQFKEAHKLLGEGRPRLALQTNDGSIQIESETPALSADSEAERSLPRDEQTSGQDGQGEDATGSSAQVEAVRQPALPEASPGFTVEVDWVHLNVSVQDRLSGEYVTDLQEEDFQVWEEDRLQQIERFTSTEVPFHLLLLLDVSGSTEDYFDLLKQAVQAFTEQLDPEDRIALAVFNTEVRLIQAFTNDRQAMQQAIQGMRSGGGTSFYYSLKEALDRHLGQVRGRKAAVVFTDGVDDTLQGQYATSRGVTFREAFRAAQESDSLVYTIFLDTEQYYRENRRGRRAFDVLPERVFQEARSQLELIAQQTGGRIYTPSGLQDLLPAFVEIARQMRFQYTLGYIREKEGEPGQWRALRVTLKDRPNLRARHRRGFRIQPPR, via the coding sequence ATGAAACGGTTCTCACTCTTCGCAGGTCTTCTCTTTTGCTTCATCCCACTGTCCCTCGCCCAACAAGCCGGGCTGCGCACCTTCAAGCTCTCCTCCAAGGACAACTACCTTCGGGTACGGCATAACCAGGGGCTTGTGCAGGTCACGGCCTGGGACAAAGAGGATGAGGTCGAGGTCCGGTTCCACCCCAACCTGCCGGAGGGGGTGGAGGCCGAGCAGGTCAAGGTCTTCGCCTGGAAGTCTCAAGGCAGCGTCTATGTTCACTCTTACCTCTACGCCAACCGGGGGGAGTCGGTCGACATCCGGGTGCGGGTGCCCAAGCGGTTTGGGGTTGTGGTCAAGGGCATCGCTCCCAAGGTCGACTTGCGCGACCTCGAGGGCTCTTTGGTGGTGGACACGCTGAGGGCTGACATGAGCCTCGAGAATGTGACGGGCCTGCTGCGGGTCATCAACCGCGAAGGCGATACCCGCCTGCGCTTGAGCAAGGACCTGAGGCGCAATTCCTACTTGCGCAGCGGATCGGGGAACATTCGCTGCCACTTCGGGCCGGGACTCGATCTGAGCGTCCGGGCAGCGGCCGGCAAGCGGCTGCTGTGGAATGGCGAAGACCAGTTTAAGGAGGCCCACAAGCTGCTGGGAGAGGGACGTCCCCGCCTGGCCCTGCAGACCAACGACGGAAGCATCCAGATCGAGTCTGAGACTCCCGCCCTATCGGCCGACAGCGAAGCCGAGCGCAGCCTGCCCCGCGATGAGCAGACATCGGGGCAAGACGGGCAAGGGGAGGATGCCACCGGCTCCTCCGCCCAGGTCGAAGCCGTCCGCCAGCCCGCGCTCCCCGAGGCTTCTCCCGGCTTCACCGTGGAAGTCGATTGGGTCCATCTGAACGTTTCGGTGCAAGACCGTCTCAGCGGCGAATACGTCACCGATTTGCAGGAGGAAGACTTCCAGGTGTGGGAAGAAGACCGCCTGCAGCAGATCGAGCGATTCACCAGCACCGAGGTTCCTTTTCACCTTCTCCTGCTGCTCGACGTCAGCGGCAGCACAGAAGATTATTTCGACCTGCTCAAGCAGGCCGTGCAGGCCTTCACCGAACAGCTCGACCCGGAGGACCGCATCGCCCTGGCGGTCTTCAACACCGAGGTCCGACTGATCCAGGCCTTCACCAATGACCGTCAGGCCATGCAACAGGCCATTCAGGGGATGCGCTCGGGCGGCGGCACCTCCTTCTATTACTCGCTCAAGGAAGCCCTCGACCGCCACCTGGGGCAGGTGCGCGGACGCAAAGCGGCGGTGGTTTTCACCGACGGGGTGGACGATACGCTGCAAGGCCAGTACGCCACCTCGCGCGGCGTGACCTTCCGGGAGGCCTTCAGAGCGGCCCAGGAATCGGATTCGCTGGTCTACACCATTTTTCTCGACACCGAACAGTACTACCGCGAAAACCGCCGGGGACGGCGGGCTTTCGACGTGCTTCCCGAACGCGTTTTTCAGGAAGCCCGCAGCCAGTTGGAATTGATCGCCCAACAGACCGGCGGACGCATCTACACTCCCTCGGGGCTGCAGGACCTGCTGCCGGCCTTTGTGGAAATCGCCCGCCAGATGCGCTTCCAATACACGCTGGGCTACATCCGCGAAAAGGAGGGAGAGCCCGGCCAATGGCGTGCCTTGCGCGTCACCCTCAAAGACCGCCCCAATCTGCGCGCCCGTCACCGCCGGGGTTTCCGCATCCAGCCGCCGCGCTGA